One window from the genome of Amycolatopsis sp. NBC_01480 encodes:
- the leuA gene encoding 2-isopropylmalate synthase: MSTPDPRTSTSRIRTPSRPVAPGQPSWNPQRGTSMPVHRYRPWHQLVEDIDLPDRTWPAKRIERAPLWCAVDLRDGNQALIDPMSPARKRKFFDLLVRMGYKEIEVGFPAASQTDFDFVREIIEEGAIPDDVSIQVLTQCRPELIERTFKSLEGAPRAIVHIYNSTSILQRRVVFREEREGIKKIATQAAEMVVELAAKQPDTDFRFQYSPESYTGTELSYAVEVCNAVTEIWQPTPEKPVILNLPATVEMATPNVYADSIEWMSRNLARRDSVILSLHPHNDRGTGIAAAELGYQAGADRIEGCLFGNGERTGNVDLVALGMNLYSQGIDPQIDFSDMDEIKRTVEYCNQLPVPERSPWGGDLVFTAFSGSHQDAINKGLDALKDAAGKQGVPVDEYPWEVPYLPIDPKDVGRTYEAVIRVNSQSGKGGVAYIMKAEHQLDLPRRLQIEFSKVIQTYTDSEGGEVAPATMWNAFSKEYLELTTPLELIRQRVTDNGGGEYDIEATVKVEGDEHDITGRGNGPIAAFFDALSTVGFDLRLLDYSEHTLTPGDDARAASYIECAISDRVFWGIGVDASIVTASLRAVVSAVNRANR, translated from the coding sequence ATGAGCACGCCCGATCCTCGTACGTCCACCAGCCGCATCCGCACGCCGTCGCGTCCCGTCGCGCCCGGCCAGCCGTCCTGGAACCCGCAGCGCGGCACCTCGATGCCGGTCCACCGCTACCGCCCGTGGCACCAACTGGTCGAGGACATCGACCTGCCCGACCGCACCTGGCCGGCCAAGCGCATCGAGCGCGCGCCGCTGTGGTGCGCGGTCGACCTGCGCGACGGCAACCAGGCCCTGATCGACCCGATGTCGCCCGCGCGCAAGCGCAAGTTCTTCGACCTGCTGGTCCGCATGGGCTACAAGGAGATCGAGGTCGGCTTCCCGGCCGCCTCGCAGACGGACTTCGACTTCGTCCGCGAGATCATCGAAGAGGGCGCCATCCCCGACGACGTCAGCATCCAGGTGCTCACGCAGTGCCGCCCGGAGCTGATCGAGCGCACGTTCAAGTCGCTGGAAGGCGCGCCGCGCGCGATCGTCCACATCTACAACTCGACGTCGATCCTGCAGCGCCGCGTGGTGTTCCGCGAGGAGCGCGAGGGCATCAAGAAGATCGCGACGCAGGCCGCGGAGATGGTCGTCGAGCTGGCCGCGAAGCAGCCCGACACCGACTTCCGCTTCCAGTACTCGCCCGAGTCCTACACCGGCACCGAGCTGTCGTACGCCGTCGAGGTATGCAACGCCGTCACGGAGATCTGGCAGCCGACACCGGAGAAGCCGGTGATCCTGAACCTGCCGGCGACCGTCGAGATGGCGACGCCGAACGTCTACGCCGACTCGATCGAGTGGATGAGCCGCAACCTGGCCCGCCGGGACTCGGTGATCCTGTCGCTGCACCCGCACAACGACCGCGGCACCGGCATCGCCGCCGCCGAGCTGGGCTACCAGGCCGGCGCGGACCGGATCGAGGGCTGCCTGTTCGGCAACGGCGAGCGCACCGGCAACGTCGACCTGGTCGCGCTGGGCATGAACCTGTACAGCCAGGGCATCGACCCGCAGATCGACTTCTCCGACATGGACGAGATCAAGCGCACGGTCGAGTACTGCAACCAGCTGCCCGTGCCGGAGCGCTCGCCGTGGGGCGGCGACCTGGTCTTCACCGCGTTCTCCGGCAGCCACCAGGACGCGATCAACAAGGGCCTGGACGCGCTGAAGGACGCCGCCGGCAAGCAGGGCGTGCCGGTCGACGAGTACCCGTGGGAGGTCCCGTACCTGCCGATCGACCCGAAGGACGTCGGCCGCACGTACGAGGCCGTGATCCGGGTGAACTCGCAGTCCGGCAAGGGCGGCGTCGCGTACATCATGAAGGCCGAGCACCAGCTCGACCTGCCGCGCCGGCTGCAGATCGAGTTCTCCAAGGTGATCCAGACCTACACCGACTCCGAGGGCGGCGAGGTCGCCCCGGCGACGATGTGGAACGCGTTCTCCAAGGAGTACCTGGAGCTGACGACGCCGCTGGAGCTGATCCGCCAGCGCGTCACCGACAACGGCGGCGGCGAGTACGACATCGAGGCCACCGTGAAGGTCGAGGGCGACGAGCACGACATCACCGGCCGCGGAAACGGCCCGATCGCGGCGTTCTTCGACGCCCTGTCGACCGTCGGCTTCGACCTGCGGCTGCTGGACTACAGCGAGCACACCCTCACCCCGGGCGACGACGCGCGCGCCGCGTCGTACATCGAGTGCGCGATCTCGGACCGGGTGTTCTGGGGCATCGGCGTGGACGCGTCGATCGTCACGGCCTCGCTGCGCGCGGTGGTCAGCGCGGTCAACCGCGCGAACCGGTAG
- a CDS encoding DedA family protein gives MDATTAGLVVLFVVSLVPLLPTEVTILGMGIAAAQGGTSLAAVIAVGTAGCLVSDQALYALGRYGGSRVLERIGRRRKLAAGLEWLDGRLQQHPRPVLVVARWLPSGGTVGALLAGSLCWPRGEFFTASAVGVTLWTSYVAFLGYAGGQLITEPGISLLLSLGVALILGSAITYGIRRGASASRT, from the coding sequence GTGGATGCGACAACGGCGGGACTGGTGGTGCTGTTCGTCGTCTCGCTGGTGCCCTTGCTGCCCACCGAGGTGACGATCCTCGGCATGGGCATCGCCGCGGCGCAGGGCGGGACTTCGCTCGCCGCCGTGATCGCGGTCGGGACCGCCGGCTGCCTCGTGTCCGACCAGGCGTTGTACGCGCTGGGCCGGTACGGCGGCAGCCGTGTGCTGGAACGCATCGGCCGCCGCCGCAAGCTCGCCGCCGGCCTCGAATGGCTGGACGGGCGCCTCCAACAGCACCCGCGCCCGGTGCTCGTCGTCGCGCGCTGGCTGCCGTCCGGCGGCACTGTCGGTGCTCTGCTGGCCGGCTCGCTGTGCTGGCCGAGGGGCGAGTTCTTCACCGCGTCGGCCGTGGGGGTCACGCTCTGGACGTCGTACGTCGCCTTCCTCGGCTACGCCGGCGGCCAGCTCATCACCGAACCCGGGATCAGCCTGCTGCTCTCCCTCGGCGTCGCGCTGATCCTGGGTTCGGCCATCACCTACGGCATCCGCCGCGGCGCCAGCGCTTCGAGGACCTGA
- a CDS encoding peroxiredoxin-like family protein, translating into MAEALRDALTGLKEKAKELLPSEVGEVFSADQERSVRVAERDKFAKAGERMDDFTLPDAAGGEVALSALVADGPAVLVFYRGAWCPYCNVALRAYQQDLLPALKEQGVPLVAISPQAPDGSLSMREANELEYAVLSDVGNLVARGLGITFQPTEEVRAAMTGAGADLAERNGDGSWELPHPAVLVVEPGRTIRFIDVQPDYTARAEPAQVLEALAPRRMP; encoded by the coding sequence GTGGCCGAAGCACTGCGGGATGCTTTAACCGGCCTGAAGGAGAAGGCCAAGGAGCTGCTGCCGAGCGAGGTGGGCGAGGTCTTTTCCGCCGACCAGGAACGATCGGTGCGGGTCGCCGAGCGGGACAAGTTCGCCAAGGCCGGTGAACGGATGGACGACTTCACCCTGCCCGACGCGGCCGGCGGCGAGGTCGCGCTCAGCGCGCTGGTCGCCGACGGGCCCGCCGTGCTGGTCTTCTACCGCGGCGCCTGGTGCCCGTACTGCAACGTCGCTTTGCGCGCGTACCAACAAGATCTGCTGCCCGCGTTGAAGGAGCAAGGCGTGCCGCTCGTGGCGATCAGCCCGCAGGCACCCGACGGCTCGCTGAGCATGCGGGAGGCCAACGAGCTGGAGTACGCCGTGCTGTCCGACGTCGGCAACCTCGTGGCCCGCGGCCTCGGCATCACCTTCCAGCCGACGGAGGAGGTGCGGGCGGCGATGACCGGCGCCGGCGCCGACCTGGCCGAGCGCAACGGCGACGGGAGCTGGGAGCTGCCACACCCGGCCGTGCTGGTCGTCGAGCCCGGCCGCACGATCCGGTTCATCGACGTCCAGCCGGACTACACCGCGCGCGCCGAGCCGGCTCAGGTCCTCGAAGCGCTGGCGCCGCGGCGGATGCCGTAG
- a CDS encoding DedA family protein, producing MNIDHVLEAIPPLSVYLLVGLVVMVESLGIPLPGEIVLVSAALLASSHSGLNPLWIGALASAGAIIGDSIGYLIGKKGGKRLFDWAGRKFPKHFGPQHIANAERMFHKRGMWAVFFGRFVAVLRILAGPLAGSLNMHYPRFLIANALGGIIWAGGTTALIYYLGVVADKWLKGFQWAGLGAALVIGLVVTLVLKKRMSRTHEETPAEKDDAVA from the coding sequence GTGAACATCGACCACGTGCTGGAGGCGATCCCTCCGCTGTCGGTCTATCTGCTGGTGGGCCTCGTGGTGATGGTGGAGAGCCTCGGCATCCCGCTGCCCGGCGAGATCGTGCTGGTCAGCGCCGCTCTGCTGGCTTCGTCGCACAGCGGCCTGAACCCGCTCTGGATCGGCGCGCTGGCCAGCGCGGGCGCCATCATCGGCGACAGCATCGGTTATCTGATCGGCAAAAAGGGCGGCAAACGGCTGTTCGACTGGGCCGGCCGCAAATTCCCCAAGCATTTCGGCCCCCAGCACATCGCGAACGCCGAGCGGATGTTCCACAAACGCGGCATGTGGGCCGTGTTCTTCGGCCGTTTCGTCGCGGTCCTGCGCATTCTGGCCGGCCCCCTCGCCGGCTCCCTGAACATGCACTACCCCCGCTTCCTCATCGCGAACGCCCTCGGCGGCATCATCTGGGCCGGCGGCACCACCGCGCTGATCTACTACCTGGGCGTCGTCGCGGACAAGTGGCTGAAGGGCTTCCAGTGGGCCGGGCTCGGTGCCGCGCTGGTCATCGGGCTGGTCGTGACGCTGGTGCTGAAGAAGCGCATGTCCCGTACGCATGAGGAGACTCCGGCCGAGAAGGACGACGCGGTCGCCTGA
- a CDS encoding EamA family transporter → MPARDRLLAVFVAVLWGCNFLAIHATLGQFPPMFAGALRFVVIAIPTLLFVPWPRVKLRYLLGYGLGFGTGQFAFLFVAMDTGMPTGLASLVLQASAPFTVLLGAVLLRERVSARQLIGILLAVAGMTAIAWQQAGHAALLPVILTLLAALSWAFGNLSMRRAEPDNPLHLTLWMSVVPPLPMFALSLLREGPAAQWHSLTTLGTPTGLLGLAGLAYVVLLGTVVGSGIWTTLMRRNPAGVVAPFSLLVPVVGLTASYFLLNERPSALEIVAAAVVIGGVLVGSLRRKPVSRLEEDLLPANA, encoded by the coding sequence ATGCCCGCTCGTGACCGTCTGCTCGCCGTGTTCGTCGCCGTCCTGTGGGGCTGCAACTTCCTCGCCATCCACGCCACTCTCGGCCAGTTCCCGCCGATGTTCGCCGGCGCGCTGCGCTTCGTGGTGATCGCGATCCCGACGCTGCTGTTCGTGCCGTGGCCACGCGTGAAACTGCGTTACCTGCTCGGTTACGGCCTGGGCTTCGGCACCGGCCAGTTCGCCTTCCTGTTCGTCGCGATGGACACCGGCATGCCGACCGGGCTCGCGTCGCTGGTGCTGCAGGCCTCGGCGCCGTTCACCGTGCTGCTCGGCGCGGTCCTGCTGCGCGAGCGCGTCTCGGCCCGGCAGCTGATCGGCATCCTGCTGGCCGTCGCGGGCATGACGGCGATCGCCTGGCAGCAGGCGGGCCACGCCGCGCTGCTGCCGGTGATCCTGACCCTGCTGGCCGCGCTGAGCTGGGCGTTCGGCAACCTGAGCATGCGCCGCGCGGAGCCGGACAACCCGCTGCACCTGACGTTGTGGATGTCGGTGGTGCCGCCGTTGCCGATGTTCGCGCTGTCACTGCTGCGGGAGGGCCCGGCCGCGCAGTGGCACTCGCTGACCACCCTCGGCACCCCGACCGGCCTGCTCGGCCTCGCCGGCCTGGCCTACGTGGTCCTGCTCGGCACGGTCGTCGGCTCAGGCATCTGGACCACGTTGATGCGCCGCAACCCGGCGGGCGTGGTCGCGCCGTTCTCGCTGCTGGTGCCGGTGGTCGGGCTGACGGCTTCGTACTTCTTGCTGAACGAGCGGCCGAGTGCACTGGAGATCGTGGCGGCGGCCGTGGTCATCGGCGGGGTGCTGGTCGGGTCCCTGCGGCGGAAGCCGGTTTCCCGATTGGAGGAGGACCTTCTTCCGGCGAACGCCTGA
- a CDS encoding YybH family protein encodes MAENEIRELLADRTAAMHDKDPERLVAGYADGAVKFDLAPPLRNTGASAEFLEKWFGTFAGPLTYEYHDVEVTESGELAFATSLAKMSAVPAGMSAPFTLWFRSTLCFRRVDGAWRIVHEHNSTPFHMDGSFRAAVELQP; translated from the coding sequence ATGGCCGAGAACGAGATCCGCGAGCTGCTGGCCGACCGCACCGCCGCCATGCACGACAAGGACCCGGAACGCCTGGTGGCGGGGTACGCGGACGGCGCCGTGAAGTTCGACCTCGCCCCGCCGCTGCGCAACACCGGCGCGTCGGCGGAGTTCCTGGAGAAGTGGTTCGGCACCTTCGCGGGCCCGCTGACCTACGAGTACCACGACGTCGAGGTGACCGAATCCGGCGAGCTGGCCTTCGCGACCAGCCTGGCGAAGATGTCCGCGGTGCCGGCCGGGATGAGCGCGCCGTTCACGCTCTGGTTCCGCTCGACGCTGTGCTTCCGCCGCGTCGACGGCGCCTGGCGCATCGTCCACGAGCACAACTCGACGCCGTTCCACATGGACGGCTCGTTCCGGGCCGCGGTCGAGCTCCAGCCCTGA
- a CDS encoding RNA polymerase sigma factor — protein MIEGLLRELAPQVVGVLVRRYGGFDTCEDAVQEALLAAAVQWPRDGVPDNPKAWLITTASRRRIELWRRDSARQRREEAVYALAPPDPDPAPAVDDTLTLLLLCCHPELTRPSQVALTLRAVGGLTTAEIARAYLVPESTIGQRISRAKQRVKGAAFSLPPEDERPSRIAAVRQVLYLIFTEGHTASAGAEVGRVELTAEAIRLARQLHALLPDDGEVTGLLALMLLTDARRPARVGPGGTTVPLAEQDRSLWDSGAIAEGASLIAHALATAPVGPYQLQAAIAAVHDEAPTAAETDWPQILLLYDLLCQVAPGPMVTLNRLVALAEVSGPAAALAELDALEPSGHYRADVVRAHLLEQSGDRAGAGEYYAKAAQRTLSAPEQRYLESRALRCLSGKP, from the coding sequence GTGATCGAAGGCCTGCTGCGGGAGTTGGCGCCGCAGGTCGTGGGCGTGCTCGTGCGGCGGTACGGCGGGTTCGACACGTGTGAGGACGCAGTGCAGGAAGCCCTGCTCGCGGCGGCCGTGCAGTGGCCGCGCGACGGCGTGCCGGACAACCCGAAGGCGTGGCTGATCACCACGGCTTCGCGGCGCCGGATCGAGTTGTGGCGCCGCGATTCGGCGCGGCAGCGGCGCGAGGAGGCGGTGTACGCCCTGGCGCCGCCGGATCCGGACCCGGCGCCCGCAGTCGACGACACGCTCACGTTGCTGCTGCTCTGCTGTCACCCGGAGCTGACCCGGCCGTCGCAGGTCGCTTTGACTCTGCGGGCGGTCGGCGGGCTGACCACGGCCGAGATCGCGCGCGCGTACCTGGTGCCGGAATCGACGATCGGCCAGCGCATCAGCCGCGCCAAGCAGCGCGTGAAGGGGGCGGCGTTCAGCCTGCCGCCGGAGGACGAGCGGCCGTCGCGGATCGCGGCCGTGCGGCAGGTGCTGTACCTGATTTTCACCGAAGGACACACGGCCAGCGCCGGTGCCGAGGTCGGCCGCGTCGAGCTGACGGCCGAGGCCATCCGCTTGGCGCGCCAGCTGCACGCCCTGCTCCCGGACGACGGCGAGGTCACCGGCCTGCTCGCGCTGATGCTGCTCACCGACGCGCGCCGCCCGGCCCGCGTCGGCCCGGGCGGCACGACTGTCCCCCTCGCGGAGCAGGACCGCTCGCTCTGGGACTCCGGCGCGATCGCGGAGGGCGCCTCGCTGATCGCGCACGCACTCGCGACGGCGCCCGTCGGCCCATACCAGCTGCAGGCCGCGATCGCCGCGGTGCACGACGAAGCGCCGACGGCCGCCGAGACGGACTGGCCGCAGATCCTGCTGCTGTACGACCTCCTGTGCCAGGTCGCGCCCGGGCCGATGGTGACGCTGAACCGGCTCGTCGCGCTGGCGGAGGTCTCGGGACCGGCCGCCGCGCTGGCGGAGCTCGACGCGCTGGAACCGTCCGGGCACTACCGCGCCGACGTCGTCCGGGCGCATTTACTCGAGCAGTCGGGCGACCGGGCGGGTGCGGGTGAGTACTACGCGAAGGCGGCCCAGCGGACGTTGAGCGCGCCGGAGCAGCGGTACCTCGAATCACGTGCTTTGCGTTGTTTGTCCGGAAAACCCTGA
- a CDS encoding SDR family oxidoreductase, translating to MGTELAGQVALVAGGTRGASRAIAVELARAGAFVYVTGRSTRRQRSEVDRPETIDGTVELIEAAGGEGVAVRVDHLESDEVAALAARIERERGGLDLLVDGLWGGDHHLEWAKPVWEHSLDAGLRMIRLGIDAHLITSHHLLPLVIRRKGLVVELTDGTAEYNAKYREGTSLPFYIAKASAHLLAIGEAAELASHGCTAVAFTPGWLRSEAMLDIYGVTEENWRDATAREPYFAISETPTFAGRTVAALAADPDRHSWSGQTLSSGQLAAHYGVDDLDGSRPDAWRYVVEVQDAGKDPDTTGYR from the coding sequence ATGGGCACGGAATTGGCGGGCCAGGTCGCGCTGGTGGCGGGCGGCACGCGCGGCGCGAGCCGGGCCATCGCGGTCGAGCTGGCCCGAGCCGGGGCGTTCGTCTACGTGACCGGGCGCTCGACGCGACGCCAACGGTCCGAAGTGGACCGTCCGGAGACGATCGACGGGACGGTCGAGCTGATCGAGGCGGCCGGCGGCGAGGGTGTCGCGGTGCGGGTGGATCACCTGGAGAGCGACGAGGTCGCCGCGCTGGCGGCCCGGATCGAGCGGGAACGCGGCGGCCTGGACCTGCTCGTCGACGGCCTGTGGGGCGGCGACCACCACCTGGAATGGGCGAAGCCGGTGTGGGAGCACTCCCTGGACGCGGGCCTGCGCATGATCCGGCTCGGCATCGACGCGCACCTGATCACCAGCCATCACCTGCTGCCGTTGGTGATCCGGCGCAAGGGCCTGGTGGTCGAGCTGACCGACGGCACGGCCGAGTACAACGCGAAGTACCGCGAAGGGACTTCGCTGCCCTTCTACATCGCGAAGGCCTCCGCGCATCTGCTCGCCATCGGCGAAGCGGCGGAGCTTGCTTCGCACGGCTGCACGGCCGTCGCCTTCACCCCGGGCTGGCTGCGTTCGGAGGCGATGCTCGACATCTACGGCGTCACGGAGGAGAACTGGCGTGACGCGACGGCGCGAGAGCCGTACTTCGCCATCTCGGAGACGCCGACCTTCGCGGGCCGCACGGTGGCCGCCCTCGCCGCCGACCCGGACCGGCACAGCTGGAGCGGGCAGACGTTGTCCAGCGGTCAGCTCGCCGCGCACTACGGCGTCGACGATCTGGACGGCAGCCGCCCGGACGCCTGGCGTTACGTCGTCGAGGTCCAGGACGCCGGCAAGGACCCGGACACCACCGGGTACCGGTAG
- a CDS encoding helix-turn-helix transcriptional regulator, which yields MRAERLVALLFTLHRRRSATAGSLAAELGVTERTMRRDLAALREAGVPLWSEPGRHGGVRLMDGWRSRLDGLTSREAVALLALDAPDALAGLGLGTAVAAAHAKVSAGLPRELREQAETVAARFHLDAPAWFRPTDEAAALPAVARAVWSQRRLEIQYQRRDKTASRVLEPLGLVLKAGVWYLVARVPGAGLRTYRVSRILAVEELGTAFERPADFDLALWWRESSAEFEKVALPLRVRVRLDPSAVSGLRRVFGAEHLAEVLVSLGPRDAEGRAEAELTLESHQIAVGQIVSLGPGAEVLDPPEVRAAVAGIGAAIAARNA from the coding sequence ATGCGGGCCGAACGCTTGGTCGCCCTCCTGTTCACCCTCCACCGCCGGCGCTCGGCCACGGCGGGGTCGCTCGCGGCCGAGCTGGGCGTCACCGAGCGCACGATGCGGCGTGATCTGGCCGCCCTGCGCGAGGCCGGCGTCCCGCTGTGGAGCGAGCCCGGACGGCACGGCGGCGTCCGGCTGATGGACGGCTGGCGGTCCCGTTTGGACGGTCTGACCTCACGGGAAGCCGTGGCGCTGCTGGCTTTGGACGCTCCGGACGCCCTCGCCGGCCTCGGCCTCGGCACCGCCGTGGCGGCCGCGCACGCGAAGGTCTCGGCCGGCCTGCCGCGCGAGCTGCGGGAGCAGGCCGAGACGGTGGCCGCCCGGTTCCACCTCGACGCTCCCGCCTGGTTCCGCCCGACCGACGAGGCGGCCGCGTTGCCCGCGGTCGCCCGCGCGGTGTGGTCGCAGCGACGCCTGGAAATCCAGTACCAGCGCCGGGACAAAACCGCGTCACGGGTGCTGGAGCCGCTGGGCCTCGTCCTCAAGGCCGGGGTCTGGTACCTCGTGGCCCGGGTTCCGGGCGCGGGGCTGCGCACGTACCGGGTGTCGCGGATCCTCGCCGTCGAGGAGCTGGGCACCGCGTTCGAGCGGCCGGCCGATTTCGACCTGGCGCTGTGGTGGCGCGAGTCTTCGGCGGAGTTCGAGAAGGTCGCGCTGCCGTTGCGGGTGCGGGTGCGGCTCGACCCGTCGGCCGTCAGCGGACTGCGGCGGGTGTTCGGCGCCGAGCACCTGGCCGAGGTGCTCGTCTCCCTCGGTCCACGCGACGCCGAAGGCCGGGCCGAGGCCGAACTCACCCTGGAGAGCCACCAGATCGCCGTCGGCCAGATCGTCTCGCTCGGGCCCGGCGCGGAAGTCCTCGACCCGCCGGAGGTGCGGGCGGCGGTGGCCGGGATCGGCGCCGCCATCGCCGCCCGCAACGCCTGA
- a CDS encoding YciI family protein, producing the protein MKYLVLIYGNPASRSAWAGMSDEQKAAGLRAYVEFNEELDASGERIVSERLAAPELTKQVIVREDRVSTTDGPFAEIKEQLAGVYLLECETQERALEIAARIPEAPYATIEVRPVMGLTGDVGFEL; encoded by the coding sequence ATGAAGTACCTGGTCCTGATCTACGGCAACCCGGCGTCGCGTTCGGCGTGGGCCGGCATGAGCGACGAGCAGAAAGCCGCGGGCCTGCGCGCGTACGTGGAGTTCAACGAGGAGCTGGACGCGTCCGGCGAGCGCATCGTGTCCGAGCGGCTGGCCGCGCCGGAGCTGACGAAGCAGGTGATCGTGCGCGAGGACCGGGTGAGCACCACCGACGGGCCGTTCGCGGAGATCAAGGAGCAGCTCGCGGGCGTTTACCTGCTGGAATGCGAGACCCAGGAGCGGGCGCTGGAGATCGCCGCGCGGATTCCGGAGGCGCCGTACGCGACGATCGAGGTCCGGCCGGTGATGGGGCTGACCGGCGACGTCGGCTTCGAGCTGTGA
- a CDS encoding TetR/AcrR family transcriptional regulator translates to MEAQPTVAVTAHGRRTRDAIVDAAAQLMYVNGVSGTSVDKVLAASGAGKSQMYHYFKNKDQLVEAVIDRYLEEILGKQPTIRELKSWPDFDRWAEQVLSLHRGPSGPIACPLGNIAGELGDDPRVRALLDRAYLEWESHLTNGLNTLRDNGSLHPDADPARLAQAVMTCLQGGLLLGHIRNDITPIEDALRIAVAHLRSHAI, encoded by the coding sequence ATGGAGGCGCAACCAACCGTGGCCGTCACGGCGCACGGACGGCGGACCCGCGACGCGATCGTCGACGCGGCCGCGCAGCTGATGTACGTCAACGGGGTCTCGGGCACGAGCGTCGACAAGGTGCTGGCCGCGAGCGGGGCCGGGAAATCGCAGATGTACCACTACTTCAAGAACAAGGACCAGCTGGTCGAGGCGGTGATCGACCGGTACCTGGAGGAGATCCTCGGCAAGCAGCCGACCATCCGCGAGCTGAAGTCGTGGCCGGATTTCGACCGCTGGGCCGAGCAGGTCCTCTCGCTGCACCGCGGCCCGTCGGGCCCGATCGCCTGCCCCCTGGGCAACATCGCGGGCGAACTGGGCGACGACCCGCGCGTGCGCGCCTTGCTGGACCGCGCCTACCTGGAGTGGGAGTCCCACCTCACGAACGGCCTGAACACCTTGCGTGACAACGGTTCCCTGCACCCTGATGCGGATCCGGCGCGCCTCGCCCAGGCCGTGATGACATGCCTGCAGGGCGGCCTGCTGCTCGGCCACATCCGCAACGACATCACTCCGATCGAGGACGCGCTGCGGATAGCTGTGGCGCATCTGCGGAGTCACGCGATCTGA
- a CDS encoding LysR family transcriptional regulator, whose translation MDLGRLRMLREFADRGSVTAAAQALHCSPSAVSQQLRGLQSEVGIALTEPAGRGLRLTDAGRALVARADEVLAALDRAESELDTYRSAPRGRVRIAIFQSAGLMLLPGLLRRVAAHEGLEVDVRDVDMTPPEVPGLVADYDIVVAHRDEHAPEFRSERLEVVPLLREPLDVALPTGHHLARRRRVDLADLADERWISVDHGFPVDDVLRSLTVRTGVRPQIVQRINDFRITERLVAAGHGIALMPRYTMDTRRGSGLVGRPLAGIRAARLIEVVCRIGALARPAVATVIDELRAEVTILTA comes from the coding sequence GTGGACCTGGGAAGACTGCGGATGCTGCGTGAGTTCGCCGACCGCGGCAGCGTGACGGCGGCCGCGCAGGCGCTGCACTGTTCGCCGTCCGCGGTGTCGCAGCAGTTGCGGGGGTTGCAGAGCGAGGTCGGCATCGCGTTGACGGAGCCGGCGGGCCGCGGCCTCCGCCTCACGGACGCGGGCCGCGCGCTGGTCGCGCGCGCCGACGAGGTGCTGGCCGCGCTGGACCGCGCCGAGTCGGAGCTGGACACCTACCGCAGTGCGCCGCGGGGGCGGGTGCGGATCGCGATCTTCCAGTCGGCCGGCCTGATGCTGCTGCCCGGGCTGCTCCGCCGCGTCGCCGCGCACGAGGGGCTGGAGGTGGACGTCCGCGATGTCGACATGACGCCCCCGGAAGTGCCGGGCCTGGTCGCGGACTACGACATCGTCGTGGCGCACCGCGACGAGCACGCGCCGGAGTTCCGGTCCGAGCGGCTCGAGGTGGTCCCGCTGCTGCGCGAGCCGCTCGACGTCGCGCTCCCGACCGGGCACCACCTGGCGCGCCGCCGCCGCGTGGACCTCGCCGACCTCGCCGACGAACGCTGGATCAGCGTCGACCACGGCTTCCCGGTCGACGACGTGCTGCGCTCACTCACGGTCCGCACCGGGGTACGGCCGCAGATCGTCCAGCGCATCAACGACTTCCGTATCACGGAGCGGCTCGTGGCGGCTGGGCATGGGATCGCGTTGATGCCTCGGTACACAATGGACACTCGGCGGGGTAGTGGCCTGGTCGGTCGCCCGCTGGCCGGGATCCGTGCGGCGCGGCTGATCGAGGTGGTCTGCCGCATTGGTGCGCTGGCTCGTCCCGCGGTGGCGACGGTGATCGACGAGTTACGCGCGGAGGTAACGATCCTGACCGCGTAA